A window of Cellulomonas fimi contains these coding sequences:
- a CDS encoding AI-2E family transporter: protein MVVTTEVGMGDGTGTDATGATAGTRAGHAQRTLVVLAAVVVLLAGVWAARDLLGPLALGAVIVVIVHPLRFPLERRGWPSWAATTVVVVVGWLVILTIAGLIAFAVARFAVMVGDYTDELGAVVDDATQRLADLGLAGAAADAASAAVDPARLVGVVASLGSSALSLLGALFVVFAYVLFMAADGARYASAGRLFGDERGPDLARIARFTTGVRRYYVVNATFGAIVAVLDGIALALLGVPAPVVWAILAFVTNFVPNVGFVLGLVPPAVLALVVGGWPLMLAVIAVYCVVNVVLQVLVQPKFVSDAVDLSLTLSFVSVAFWSFVIGPIGAVLCIPLTLLVRALVLEPDPSTRWLRWLSGDRTVARAAEPDRSPPPVPRPGPHAGREPSAAADPA, encoded by the coding sequence GTGGTCGTCACGACGGAGGTCGGGATGGGCGACGGGACGGGGACGGACGCAACGGGTGCGACGGCGGGGACAAGGGCCGGGCACGCGCAGCGCACGCTCGTGGTGCTGGCCGCGGTCGTCGTCCTCCTGGCGGGCGTGTGGGCGGCGCGGGACCTGCTCGGACCGCTCGCGCTCGGCGCGGTGATCGTCGTGATCGTGCACCCCCTGAGGTTCCCGCTCGAGCGGCGTGGGTGGCCGTCCTGGGCCGCGACCACCGTCGTCGTGGTGGTCGGCTGGCTCGTCATCCTCACGATCGCCGGGCTGATCGCGTTCGCGGTCGCGCGGTTCGCCGTCATGGTCGGCGACTACACCGACGAGCTCGGCGCGGTCGTCGACGACGCGACGCAGCGGCTCGCCGACCTCGGGCTGGCTGGTGCGGCCGCCGACGCGGCGTCGGCCGCGGTCGACCCGGCGCGGCTCGTCGGCGTCGTCGCGTCGCTCGGGTCGTCCGCGCTGTCGCTGCTCGGCGCGCTGTTCGTCGTCTTCGCGTACGTGCTGTTCATGGCCGCGGACGGTGCGCGGTACGCGAGCGCGGGGCGGCTGTTCGGCGACGAGCGGGGGCCGGACCTCGCGCGCATCGCGCGGTTCACGACAGGCGTGCGGCGGTACTACGTCGTCAACGCGACGTTCGGGGCGATCGTCGCGGTGCTCGACGGCATCGCGCTCGCGCTGCTCGGGGTCCCCGCGCCGGTCGTGTGGGCGATCCTCGCGTTCGTCACCAACTTCGTGCCGAACGTGGGGTTCGTGCTCGGGCTCGTCCCGCCCGCGGTGCTCGCGCTCGTCGTGGGCGGGTGGCCCCTCATGCTCGCCGTGATCGCCGTCTACTGCGTGGTCAACGTCGTCCTGCAGGTGCTCGTGCAGCCGAAGTTCGTGAGCGACGCCGTGGACCTGTCGCTCACGCTGAGCTTCGTGTCCGTCGCGTTCTGGTCGTTCGTCATCGGGCCGATCGGGGCGGTCCTGTGCATCCCGCTCACGCTCCTCGTCCGCGCGCTCGTGCTGGAGCCCGACCCGTCGACGCGCTGGCTGCGGTGGCTGTCGGGGGACCGCACGGTCGCCCGCGCGGCGGAACCCGACCGGTCCCCGCCGCCCGTCCCACGACCGGGGCCGCACGCGGGACGTGAGCCGTCAGCGGCCGCGGACCCGGCGTAG
- a CDS encoding MFS transporter has product MTRVPAPASARSDAPSLTDPRTRRAFLVYAAAVTAYFVAVVHRTAMGVAGVEAVDRFSLSATALSSFVVAQLVLYTVMQIPAGRVLDRFGPRAVITVGSLVMAVGQLLLALADTVPMALLARVLLGAGDAGIFISAIRLIAEWFPPHRAPVMVQVTGLIGQSGNLASAIPVAWLLHHHGWTAAFGTLAAVGAAAAGVAFAGIRSPRPREAHAHEKLAPALRAALRPPGTRLGFWSHFATPFSANVVALLWGVPFFVTAQNRTAAEASVLLTALTVTAMVTGPVVGRFTARHPLRRSWSVLASCAVTLVAWVWLLVPSTPRPMWQLVVFVVLVGAGGPVSLVGMDFARTFAPAASLGTASGFVNTGGFTSTIAGLLGVGVVLQLVEPHAAGTYSLDAYRVAFTVLLVPWVVGVVGVLSSRRRTRALMAEDGVVVPPLREALRRVRGR; this is encoded by the coding sequence GTGACTCGCGTTCCCGCGCCCGCCTCGGCGCGCTCCGACGCCCCCTCGCTCACCGACCCCCGCACCCGGCGCGCGTTCCTGGTCTACGCGGCCGCCGTCACCGCGTACTTCGTCGCCGTCGTGCACCGCACCGCGATGGGCGTCGCGGGCGTGGAGGCCGTCGACCGGTTCTCGCTGTCCGCGACGGCGCTGTCCTCGTTCGTCGTCGCGCAGCTCGTGCTCTACACGGTCATGCAGATCCCGGCCGGGCGCGTCCTCGACCGGTTCGGGCCGCGCGCGGTCATCACCGTCGGGTCGCTCGTGATGGCGGTGGGGCAGCTCCTGCTGGCGCTGGCGGACACGGTCCCGATGGCGCTGCTCGCGCGGGTCCTGCTCGGCGCGGGGGACGCGGGCATCTTCATCAGCGCGATCCGGCTCATCGCCGAGTGGTTCCCGCCGCACCGCGCACCCGTGATGGTGCAGGTCACGGGGCTCATCGGGCAGTCCGGCAACCTCGCGTCGGCGATCCCCGTCGCGTGGTTGCTGCACCACCACGGGTGGACGGCCGCGTTCGGCACGCTCGCCGCGGTCGGCGCGGCCGCGGCCGGCGTGGCGTTCGCGGGCATCCGCAGCCCTCGCCCTCGCGAGGCGCACGCGCACGAGAAGCTCGCCCCCGCGCTGCGCGCGGCTCTCCGGCCGCCCGGCACGCGGCTCGGCTTCTGGAGCCACTTCGCGACGCCGTTCAGCGCGAACGTCGTCGCGCTGCTGTGGGGCGTCCCGTTCTTCGTCACGGCCCAGAACCGGACGGCGGCCGAGGCGAGCGTGCTGCTCACGGCCCTCACCGTCACGGCGATGGTCACCGGGCCGGTCGTCGGGCGGTTCACCGCGCGGCACCCGCTCCGCCGGTCGTGGTCGGTGCTCGCGAGCTGCGCCGTGACCCTCGTCGCCTGGGTGTGGCTGCTGGTCCCGTCGACGCCCCGGCCGATGTGGCAGCTGGTCGTGTTCGTGGTCCTCGTCGGCGCGGGCGGCCCCGTGTCGCTCGTCGGGATGGACTTCGCGCGGACGTTCGCCCCGGCCGCGTCCCTCGGCACCGCGAGCGGGTTCGTCAACACGGGTGGCTTCACGTCCACGATCGCGGGGCTGCTCGGCGTGGGCGTCGTGCTCCAGCTCGTCGAGCCGCACGCCGCGGGGACGTACTCGCTCGACGCCTACCGCGTCGCGTTCACCGTGCTGCTCGTGCCGTGGGTCGTGGGCGTGGTGGGCGTGCTGTCGAGCCGCCGTCGCACGCGTGCGCTCATGGCGGAGGACGGCGTCGTCGTGCCGCCGCTGCGCGAGGCGCTACGCCGGGTCCGCGGCCGCTGA
- a CDS encoding aldo/keto reductase, with protein sequence METRVLGRTGRSVGVVGLGCWQLGGDWGDVGDDTALEILDAAVDAGVTFLDTADVYGDGRSERLVGRFLAARGGTGSGLTVATKMGRRADPHVADAYTLDAFRGWTDRSRANLGVDTLDLVQLHCPPTAVLSRESTYDALDTLVDEGRVAAYGVSVETVEEALTAIARPNVASIQIILNIFRRKPLDEVLPAAVDAGVGIIARVPLASGLLSGKYDEHTTFAADDHRSFNRHGEAFDVGETFSGVPYDVGVAAAREVAALTPAGATTAQLALRWIVEQRGVSVVIPGARTPDQARANAAAADLAPLGADTSERLRAIYDERVREHVHARW encoded by the coding sequence ATGGAGACGCGGGTTCTGGGACGCACGGGTCGGAGCGTCGGGGTCGTCGGCCTCGGCTGCTGGCAGCTGGGAGGGGACTGGGGCGACGTCGGCGACGACACCGCGCTGGAGATCCTCGACGCCGCCGTCGACGCGGGCGTCACCTTCCTCGACACCGCGGACGTCTACGGCGACGGCCGCTCCGAGCGCCTCGTGGGCCGCTTCCTCGCCGCCCGCGGCGGGACCGGGTCCGGGCTGACCGTCGCCACCAAGATGGGCCGCCGCGCCGACCCGCACGTCGCCGACGCCTACACGCTCGACGCGTTCCGCGGCTGGACCGACCGCTCGCGCGCCAACCTCGGCGTCGACACGCTCGACCTCGTGCAGCTGCACTGCCCGCCCACGGCCGTGCTGTCGCGCGAGTCGACCTACGACGCGCTCGACACGCTCGTCGACGAGGGCCGCGTCGCGGCCTACGGCGTCTCGGTCGAGACCGTCGAGGAGGCGCTCACCGCGATCGCGCGACCGAACGTCGCGTCGATCCAGATCATCCTCAACATCTTCCGCCGCAAGCCGCTCGACGAGGTGCTCCCGGCGGCCGTCGACGCCGGGGTCGGCATCATCGCGCGCGTGCCGCTCGCGTCCGGGCTGCTGTCCGGCAAGTACGACGAGCACACGACGTTCGCCGCCGACGACCACCGGAGCTTCAACCGGCACGGCGAGGCGTTCGACGTCGGCGAGACGTTCTCCGGGGTGCCCTACGACGTCGGCGTGGCCGCCGCGCGCGAGGTCGCCGCGCTCACGCCCGCGGGCGCGACCACCGCGCAGCTCGCCCTGCGCTGGATCGTCGAGCAGCGCGGCGTCTCCGTCGTCATCCCCGGCGCCCGCACGCCCGACCAGGCGCGCGCGAACGCGGCCGCCGCGGACCTCGCGCCGCTGGGAGCGGACACGTCGGAGCGCCTGCGCGCGATCTACGACGAGCGCGTCCGGGAGCACGTGCACGCCCGCTGGTGA
- a CDS encoding ATP-grasp domain-containing protein codes for MSTSTAAVPPRVGVVVTDRYPVDDIDHDTGPLVAALRDRGVDAAPVVWHDATVDWAGHDLIVLRSPWDYPERLDEFLAWLAHVETATLVLNPPALVRWNLDKRYLAELAERGVAVVPTTYRTALDEVRADLRGFAPDAHVVLKPAVSAGARDTGLFRADDPRAVDLAGRILSSGGVVMVQPEVPELSAGHEKALYVIGGRLTHAIAKGALLAPGGGLIGGVYVEHPEEVPVTEAEAAFAQQVVAAVGDATGLGVPLYARIDTVDSAEHGLVLLEAELFEPALNLHVVPEVTEVVAAAVQERLAS; via the coding sequence GTGAGCACCTCGACCGCCGCCGTCCCGCCCCGCGTGGGTGTCGTCGTCACCGACCGCTACCCCGTCGACGACATCGACCACGACACCGGCCCGCTCGTCGCCGCGCTGCGCGACCGCGGCGTCGACGCTGCACCCGTCGTCTGGCACGACGCGACCGTCGACTGGGCGGGGCACGACCTGATCGTGCTGCGCAGCCCGTGGGACTACCCCGAGCGGCTCGACGAGTTCCTCGCGTGGCTCGCGCACGTCGAGACCGCGACGCTCGTGCTCAACCCGCCCGCTCTGGTGCGGTGGAACCTCGACAAGCGGTACCTCGCGGAGCTCGCCGAGCGCGGCGTCGCGGTCGTCCCGACGACGTACCGCACCGCGCTCGACGAGGTCCGCGCGGACCTGCGCGGGTTCGCGCCCGACGCGCACGTCGTCCTCAAGCCCGCCGTGTCCGCGGGCGCGCGCGACACCGGTCTGTTCCGCGCGGACGACCCGCGCGCCGTCGACCTCGCCGGGCGGATCCTGTCGTCCGGCGGCGTCGTCATGGTGCAGCCCGAGGTCCCCGAGCTGTCGGCCGGGCACGAGAAGGCCCTCTACGTCATCGGCGGGCGGCTGACGCACGCGATCGCCAAGGGTGCGCTGCTCGCACCCGGCGGCGGGCTCATCGGCGGCGTGTACGTCGAGCACCCCGAGGAGGTGCCCGTCACCGAGGCGGAGGCCGCGTTTGCGCAGCAGGTCGTCGCGGCCGTCGGCGACGCCACCGGTCTGGGCGTGCCGCTGTACGCGCGCATCGACACCGTCGACTCCGCCGAGCACGGCCTCGTGCTCCTGGAGGCGGAGCTGTTCGAGCCGGCGCTCAACCTCCACGTGGTGCCGGAGGTGACCGAGGTCGTCGCGGCGGCGGTGCAGGAGCGGCTGGCGTCCTGA
- a CDS encoding OsmC family protein, whose translation MTTDQTVQGASPQAVPTAPDAPAAESAAPAQETTPAPVHAVPTTPDVTKNAGDTELWVERTGKRQYTGRSSRGAEVLIGSIGDEGRFTPGELLKIALAACSGLSSDAALAHRLGDDVDVTIKVSGMAHDTEDRYPAFAEELVVDLSSLDPAARERLLTVVHRAVDQHCTVGRTLEHGAAVTLTVTGER comes from the coding sequence ATGACGACCGACCAGACGGTGCAGGGCGCCTCCCCGCAGGCGGTCCCGACCGCCCCCGACGCGCCCGCGGCCGAGTCCGCGGCGCCCGCGCAGGAGACCACGCCCGCACCCGTGCACGCGGTGCCGACGACGCCCGACGTGACGAAGAACGCCGGCGACACCGAGCTGTGGGTCGAGCGCACCGGCAAGCGCCAGTACACGGGCCGCTCGTCGCGCGGCGCCGAGGTGCTCATCGGGTCCATCGGCGACGAGGGCCGGTTCACGCCCGGCGAGCTGCTGAAGATCGCGCTCGCCGCGTGCAGCGGCCTGTCGTCCGACGCGGCCCTCGCGCACCGGCTCGGCGACGACGTCGACGTGACGATCAAGGTCAGCGGCATGGCGCACGACACCGAGGACCGCTACCCCGCGTTCGCCGAGGAGCTCGTCGTCGACCTGTCGAGCCTCGACCCGGCCGCCCGCGAGCGCCTGCTCACGGTCGTGCACCGCGCGGTCGACCAGCACTGCACCGTCGGCCGCACCCTGGAGCACGGGGCTGCGGTCACCCTGACGGTGACCGGGGAGCGCTGA
- the ddaH gene encoding dimethylargininase, which yields MTTTAPGATRRHYLMCEPRFYTVSYEINPWMDKTRYTDVDLAVRQWRTLRDTYLDLGHRVDTIEPIDGLPDMVYAANGATVVDGVVYSARFRYPERGPEGPAYQKWFADRGFVTHTAAQVNEGEGDMLVVGDMVLAGTGFRTDRAAHAEAQELFGRPVVSLELVDPHYYHLDTALAVLSSDPGDPQIAYYPPAFSAGSRSVLQQLFPDAVLATEQDAVALGLNAVSDGQNVVVAPAATDLAAALRERGYTPIPVETTELLKGGGGAKCCTLEIRPAGAPTGD from the coding sequence ATGACGACGACCGCCCCCGGTGCCACGCGCCGCCACTACCTGATGTGCGAGCCGCGCTTCTACACCGTCTCGTACGAGATCAACCCCTGGATGGACAAGACGCGGTACACCGACGTCGACCTGGCCGTCCGGCAGTGGCGCACGCTGCGCGACACCTACCTCGACCTGGGCCACCGCGTCGACACCATCGAGCCGATCGACGGCCTGCCGGACATGGTCTACGCGGCGAACGGCGCGACCGTCGTGGACGGCGTCGTCTACTCGGCGCGGTTCCGCTACCCCGAGCGCGGCCCGGAGGGCCCGGCGTACCAGAAGTGGTTCGCCGACCGCGGCTTCGTCACGCACACCGCGGCGCAGGTCAACGAGGGCGAGGGCGACATGCTCGTCGTCGGCGACATGGTCCTCGCGGGCACCGGGTTCCGCACCGACCGGGCCGCGCACGCCGAGGCGCAGGAGCTGTTCGGCCGGCCCGTCGTGTCGCTCGAGCTGGTCGACCCGCACTACTACCACCTCGACACCGCCCTGGCGGTCCTGTCGAGCGACCCGGGCGACCCGCAGATCGCCTACTACCCGCCCGCGTTCTCCGCGGGGTCGCGGTCGGTGCTCCAGCAGCTGTTCCCGGACGCGGTGCTCGCGACCGAGCAGGACGCCGTCGCGCTCGGCCTCAACGCCGTCTCCGACGGGCAGAACGTCGTCGTCGCGCCCGCCGCGACCGACCTCGCCGCCGCGCTGCGCGAGCGCGGGTACACCCCCATCCCGGTCGAGACCACGGAGCTGCTCAAGGGCGGCGGCGGCGCGAAGTGCTGCACGCTCGAGATCCGTCCGGCCGGGGCACCGACGGGAGACTGA
- the rocD gene encoding ornithine--oxo-acid transaminase: MTALQDARTSTLARNYDPLPVTLVSGEGSWVTDTDGRLYLDLLSAYSALNFGHRHPALVAAAHAQLDRLTLTSRAFDHDLLHPFADRLAALVGPLLVGTPMVLPMNTGAEAVETAIKASRKWGYDVKGVPAGRARIVVVDGNFHGRTTTIVSFSGDPDARDGFGPYTPGFVRVPYGDAAALEAELDEDTVAVLLEPVQGEQGVVVPPPDYLPAVRAACTAADVLLVVDEIQSGLGRTGTTLASELWGVRPDLVTLGKALGGGIVPVSAVVGRDDVLGVLTAGTHGSTFGGNPLACAVGLAVVDLLATGEPQARARELGTHMGGRLDALVDAGRLAAVRRVGLWAGMDVAPGRPGGPATGRELCSRLLERGVLAKDTHGRTIRIAPPLTMSPADLDTALDRLADALP; the protein is encoded by the coding sequence ATGACCGCGCTGCAGGACGCCCGGACGTCGACGCTCGCGCGGAACTACGACCCGCTGCCCGTGACCCTCGTCTCCGGCGAGGGCTCCTGGGTGACGGACACCGACGGCCGGCTCTACCTGGACCTGCTGTCGGCGTACTCCGCGCTCAACTTCGGGCACCGGCACCCGGCGCTCGTCGCGGCGGCCCACGCGCAGCTCGACCGGCTCACGCTCACGTCGCGCGCGTTCGACCACGACCTGCTGCACCCGTTCGCCGACCGGCTCGCGGCGCTGGTCGGGCCGCTCCTCGTCGGCACGCCGATGGTGCTGCCGATGAACACGGGCGCCGAGGCCGTCGAGACGGCGATCAAGGCCTCCCGCAAGTGGGGCTACGACGTCAAGGGCGTGCCCGCAGGCCGTGCGCGCATCGTCGTCGTCGACGGCAACTTCCACGGCCGGACGACGACGATCGTGTCGTTCTCGGGCGACCCGGACGCGCGCGACGGCTTCGGTCCGTACACGCCCGGGTTCGTGCGGGTCCCGTACGGCGACGCGGCGGCGCTGGAGGCCGAGCTCGACGAGGACACCGTCGCGGTCCTGCTGGAGCCCGTGCAGGGCGAGCAGGGCGTCGTCGTGCCGCCGCCGGACTACCTGCCGGCCGTGCGCGCGGCGTGCACCGCGGCCGACGTCCTGCTCGTCGTCGACGAGATCCAGAGCGGACTCGGCCGCACCGGGACGACGCTCGCGAGCGAGCTGTGGGGCGTCCGGCCGGACCTCGTCACGCTCGGCAAGGCGCTCGGCGGCGGCATCGTCCCGGTGTCCGCCGTCGTGGGCCGCGACGACGTCCTGGGCGTCCTCACCGCGGGCACGCACGGGTCGACGTTCGGCGGCAACCCGCTGGCCTGCGCGGTGGGCCTCGCCGTGGTCGACCTGCTCGCGACCGGCGAGCCGCAGGCGCGGGCGCGGGAGCTCGGCACCCACATGGGCGGGCGCCTCGACGCCCTGGTCGACGCGGGGCGGCTCGCCGCCGTGCGACGCGTCGGGCTGTGGGCCGGGATGGACGTCGCCCCCGGACGCCCGGGCGGTCCCGCGACCGGCCGCGAGCTGTGCAGCCGCCTGCTGGAGCGCGGCGTGCTCGCGAAGGACACGCACGGGCGCACCATCCGCATCGCACCGCCGCTCACGATGTCGCCCGCCGACCTCGACACGGCGCTCGACCGCCTCGCCGACGCGCTGCCCTGA
- a CDS encoding SRPBCC family protein codes for MTTTTQVLPLPAPRAWDLVADARNHARWVPLTRVDVADGYVVAVTGPRARRGGGGLVDRMRVDRFDPPQGDAPGVAEFTKVGRVLRGTARIEVVALGADSARVSWTESVHLAGPVPAALTRAAAAPFLALMVRRALRLATSEARQDEAHHL; via the coding sequence ATGACGACGACGACGCAGGTCCTCCCCCTGCCGGCCCCGCGCGCGTGGGACCTGGTCGCGGACGCGCGGAACCACGCGCGGTGGGTCCCGCTGACGCGGGTCGACGTCGCGGACGGCTACGTGGTCGCGGTGACGGGTCCGCGGGCGCGCCGGGGCGGCGGCGGGCTCGTCGACCGGATGCGCGTCGACCGGTTCGACCCGCCGCAGGGCGACGCACCGGGCGTCGCGGAGTTCACGAAGGTCGGGCGGGTGCTGCGCGGGACGGCGCGCATCGAGGTCGTGGCGCTGGGGGCGGACAGCGCGCGCGTGTCGTGGACGGAGTCGGTGCACCTGGCCGGTCCGGTGCCGGCGGCGCTGACCCGGGCGGCGGCGGCACCGTTCCTGGCGCTCATGGTGCGGCGCGCGTTGCGGCTGGCGACGTCGGAGGCGCGGCAGGACGAGGCGCACCACCTCTGA
- a CDS encoding PPOX class F420-dependent oxidoreductase, with protein sequence MPKPPLPADVAALLARPNPAVMGTIHPDGHPVTVATWYLVEDDGRILLNLDASRARLKHLRANPQVSLTAIDEDNWYTHVSVQGRVVEIRDDTDLADIDRLSVHYGGNPYPVRDRARVSVLVEIDHWHGWGAAKQD encoded by the coding sequence GTGCCGAAGCCCCCGCTGCCCGCCGACGTCGCCGCGCTGCTCGCGCGCCCCAACCCCGCCGTCATGGGCACGATCCACCCCGACGGTCACCCGGTCACCGTCGCGACCTGGTACCTCGTCGAGGACGACGGACGGATCCTGCTCAACCTCGACGCCTCCCGTGCGCGGCTCAAGCACCTGCGCGCGAACCCGCAGGTCTCGCTCACCGCGATCGACGAGGACAACTGGTACACGCACGTGAGCGTCCAGGGGCGCGTGGTCGAGATCCGCGACGACACCGACCTCGCCGACATCGACCGGCTGTCGGTCCACTACGGCGGCAACCCGTACCCCGTGCGCGACCGCGCGCGCGTGAGCGTGCTCGTCGAGATCGACCACTGGCACGGGTGGGGCGCCGCGAAGCAGGACTGA
- a CDS encoding CAP domain-containing protein, with protein MTQTVAPVDGARTAAPAGTIPTQRTRAGGPRPHGGRSRRTWYVVAGGLALVLAGTTTGVAAQRSAALREEQVAEARLRISAVLPAATTDAGVRDALDAQAATAVYTSARTAAATSAQQVVEHALATLVASPQAGDGPRGQLYTAAGTVSTAIAGPNVSITALRTATGGVPGLEKAVVDAQAAWVAAEQARIAAEQAAAAEAARQAAARASTKTMVKPRSTRTTTTTTQSSGGTAAPAPTGGVPAGGKVCQGSGGAAAEASAGAVGQAINAYRASAGLGALSISRSGSLTSHALNMAATGGIWHSGGDNIVGCVSNGSASSLVAAWSRSPGHNAQMLRTDVSSMSVGAATSAGWLFGAVRFS; from the coding sequence GTGACGCAGACCGTCGCGCCGGTGGACGGTGCCCGCACCGCGGCGCCCGCCGGCACGATCCCGACGCAGCGCACCCGCGCGGGCGGGCCCCGCCCGCACGGCGGTCGCAGCCGTCGCACCTGGTACGTCGTGGCGGGCGGTCTCGCACTCGTCCTCGCGGGCACGACGACCGGGGTGGCCGCCCAGCGGTCCGCCGCGCTGCGCGAGGAGCAGGTCGCCGAGGCCCGTCTGCGGATCTCCGCCGTGCTGCCCGCGGCGACGACGGACGCCGGGGTCCGCGACGCGCTCGACGCGCAGGCCGCCACCGCCGTCTACACCTCCGCCCGGACCGCGGCGGCGACGTCCGCCCAGCAGGTCGTCGAGCACGCGCTCGCGACGCTCGTCGCCTCCCCGCAGGCCGGCGACGGCCCGCGGGGCCAGCTGTACACCGCGGCGGGCACCGTGAGCACCGCGATCGCCGGGCCGAACGTCAGCATCACCGCGCTGCGCACCGCGACCGGCGGCGTGCCCGGCCTGGAGAAGGCCGTCGTCGACGCGCAGGCCGCGTGGGTGGCCGCCGAGCAGGCCCGCATCGCCGCCGAGCAGGCCGCGGCGGCCGAGGCGGCGCGGCAGGCCGCGGCGCGGGCGTCCACGAAGACCATGGTCAAGCCGCGCTCCACGCGCACGACCACGACCACGACGCAGTCGTCCGGCGGTACCGCGGCGCCCGCGCCGACCGGCGGCGTGCCCGCGGGCGGCAAGGTCTGCCAGGGCTCCGGCGGGGCGGCGGCCGAGGCGAGCGCCGGTGCGGTGGGTCAGGCCATCAACGCCTACCGTGCGTCGGCCGGACTCGGCGCACTGTCGATCTCGCGGTCCGGCAGCCTCACGTCGCACGCGCTGAACATGGCCGCGACGGGCGGGATCTGGCACTCGGGCGGCGACAACATCGTCGGGTGCGTGAGCAACGGCAGCGCGTCGTCGCTCGTGGCCGCGTGGTCGCGGTCGCCCGGGCACAACGCGCAGATGCTGCGCACCGACGTCTCCAGCATGTCGGTCGGCGCCGCCACGAGCGCCGGGTGGCTCTTCGGGGCTGTCCGCTTCAGCTGA
- a CDS encoding serine hydrolase domain-containing protein, whose product MEPSLTSTDVRPARTPGEVRRPALATVVVPGGAPPVVTVDGLADTSTGRAADASTPFHLCSTAKTVTAVVALRLARAGLLDLDADVRAVLDVEVVPPGPGPTVRQLLSHHGGVVDAPDAFTPAPDEAPSTADVVAGRTPHHAGPVRVTAPPGVAFSYTDAGYCLVERVVETVTSSSFADVVHREVVEPLGLAATTVWAGEPTAAGTRAQTLARVVATACAGHHRDGTRVDGVRVHYAGPSASGLWSSPADVALLLADLLRAWRGDESVLLDPASAAAMTEDRHDDGVGLGVFVDGPRVMTQGWGVGFQAKVLADRDADRAVAVLLARDPGVPQEESVVGRTVCTLMG is encoded by the coding sequence GTGGAACCCTCGCTGACCAGCACCGACGTCCGTCCCGCTCGTACGCCGGGGGAGGTGCGGCGGCCCGCGCTCGCGACGGTCGTCGTGCCCGGCGGTGCGCCGCCCGTGGTGACGGTCGACGGTCTCGCCGACACGTCCACAGGTCGTGCGGCCGACGCCTCGACGCCGTTCCACCTCTGCTCCACCGCCAAGACGGTGACGGCCGTCGTCGCCCTGCGTCTCGCGCGCGCCGGCCTGCTCGACCTCGACGCGGACGTGCGCGCCGTGCTCGACGTCGAGGTCGTCCCGCCCGGTCCCGGGCCGACGGTCCGGCAGCTCCTGTCCCACCACGGCGGCGTCGTCGACGCCCCCGACGCGTTCACCCCCGCACCCGACGAGGCGCCGTCCACCGCGGACGTCGTCGCCGGTCGCACCCCCCACCACGCCGGTCCCGTCCGCGTGACCGCGCCTCCCGGCGTCGCGTTCTCCTACACCGACGCCGGCTACTGCCTCGTCGAGCGCGTCGTCGAGACCGTCACGTCGTCGTCCTTCGCGGACGTCGTCCACCGGGAGGTCGTCGAGCCGCTGGGCCTCGCCGCGACGACCGTTTGGGCGGGCGAGCCGACGGCCGCTGGTACTCGCGCCCAGACGCTGGCCCGGGTGGTCGCCACCGCGTGCGCCGGGCACCACCGCGACGGCACCCGCGTGGACGGCGTCCGGGTCCACTACGCCGGACCGTCCGCCTCAGGCCTGTGGTCGAGCCCCGCCGACGTCGCGCTCCTGCTCGCCGACCTGCTGCGCGCCTGGCGCGGCGACGAGTCCGTCCTGCTCGACCCGGCGTCCGCCGCCGCGATGACCGAGGACCGGCACGACGACGGCGTCGGGCTCGGGGTGTTCGTCGACGGGCCGCGCGTCATGACGCAGGGCTGGGGCGTCGGCTTCCAGGCGAAGGTCCTCGCCGACCGCGACGCCGACCGCGCCGTCGCCGTCCTCCTCGCGCGCGACCCGGGCGTCCCGCAGGAGGAGTCCGTCGTCGGCCGCACGGTCTGCACCCTCATGGGCTGA
- a CDS encoding VOC family protein, translated as MAAPVTLRGISTLSLWADDVPAAGAWYADLLGVQPYYARPEPPAPPSYLEFRLGDHGTELGIIDRRFALPGLRTGEPGGIVAYWAVDDVQKALDEFLAAGATPLQPLTEYGAGFVTAAVVDPFGNVVGLMYNQHYLDVVVTGD; from the coding sequence ATGGCCGCACCGGTCACGCTCCGCGGGATCTCGACGCTCTCGCTGTGGGCCGACGACGTCCCCGCCGCCGGCGCCTGGTACGCCGACCTCCTCGGCGTGCAGCCGTACTACGCCCGCCCCGAGCCGCCCGCACCGCCGAGCTACCTCGAGTTCCGGCTGGGCGACCACGGCACCGAGCTCGGCATCATCGACCGCCGCTTCGCGCTGCCCGGGCTGCGCACCGGCGAGCCGGGCGGGATCGTCGCGTACTGGGCGGTCGACGACGTCCAGAAGGCGCTCGACGAGTTCCTCGCCGCGGGCGCGACGCCGCTCCAGCCCCTCACCGAGTACGGGGCCGGGTTCGTGACCGCGGCCGTGGTCGACCCGTTCGGCAACGTCGTCGGCCTCATGTACAACCAGCACTACCTCGACGTGGTCGTCACCGGCGACTGA